The Sporichthya brevicatena genome includes the window CCGCACGACGGTCGTCGAGGACCCCGGGCACCAGGTCTTTGTCGCGCTGTACGACGTCACCCCCGCGGACGAGCAGGAGCTCGACGGCTGGGAGGGCACCGCGATCGGCTTCTACCGGAAGATCCGCGTCCGGGTCGCCACGATGGACGGCGACGAGCTGGCCTGGATCTACGTCGTCGACGGCTACGAGGGCGGCCTGCCCTCGGCCCGCCTGATCGGCCACATCGCGGACGCGGCCGAGCGGGCCGGCGCCCCCGACGACTACGTGAAGTGGCTCCGCGAACGGCCCTGCCGCTCCGACCCGTGAGCCCAGGCTGAGCCCACCCGTGAACCCAGCCGTGAGCCATGCCTCGGACCGTGAGGCCGATCCCTACGCGCTCGCCGCGACGGCGGCGGAGCAGCTGCGCGCCCGGACCGGCCCCGTCGACCTCGCCGTCGTCCTCGGCTCGGGCTGGAACGGCGTCGTGCCCGCCCTCGGCGGCGACACCGACGGGATCCCCAT containing:
- a CDS encoding gamma-glutamylcyclotransferase, which gives rise to MALYAAYGKNLDPALMALIAPHSPQRGTGWLVNWRLTFGGEELPGDGARTTVVEDPGHQVFVALYDVTPADEQELDGWEGTAIGFYRKIRVRVATMDGDELAWIYVVDGYEGGLPSARLIGHIADAAERAGAPDDYVKWLRERPCRSDP